A region of the Hylaeus volcanicus isolate JK05 chromosome 5, UHH_iyHylVolc1.0_haploid, whole genome shotgun sequence genome:
TTACCTTGCTCTGTTTACTTGCTGGAACATGTTTACATGCTTTAGATACTACATTAATAATAGTATCATCAACTTTTGGATTTGCTAAAAGTTCATTTATTACTGATATGACACCTTTGCACGTTGCACATTCTACTACAGAGGCTATAAACATATAAgagaacaataaaatatgaaacattcatcgcaaatgtatattcaattaaaaaatatattaattgtattttaaactaCCTTTAAATTCTTCCTCGTACAATACACAAAGTCCTGAGAGAGTACACACTGTCTTGGGACTCATACCTTTTACAATTACATCAATTACAGTATCGCCATGTTTGTTAACGAATTTATTGCAATCATTGGAAAGGTGTTTTGGAAGATGTTTACATACACCCCGTACAGCATcttcaactttattttttgctttttcgCTACCGAGcttcttttcaataaaacgcATAGCATATTCGCAAACAACACATGTAGGACCTAAGTTTGTATCTTCCGATATGTCAGTACTCTCGAAAGTATCTGGTACTTCCTCAATTACTAAAATAAGATATATCgagaatttgaaatgtttcgtAACTTCTATCTATAATATAACTATAATACTATATCTAAAATTGCAAAACGactatgaattatattttcaaatacctTCAAAATCCACTTGCATGTAGGTTGAGCAAACTCGTATGAGTTTGCAAACTGATTTCGGNNNNNNNNNNCTCCTTCGGTATCTGCCGATATCTCAAAATTCACTGAAGTGTCTTGATCGTTATCAATTGCTAAAATaagaatgttttataaaatctatttataatacaattataatccTATAtcaattatgaattatattatgaaataCCTTCGAATTCCTCTTGCATGTACGATGCGCACAATTCCATGAATTTACAAACTTCCTTTGGACTAACATCTTTTgtaataacattaattataGCATCGCCGTATTTGTTAACGAATTGTGCACATGACTGAGAAAGGGTTTTTGGAAGATGTTTACATACAGTACGCACAGAATTTTCAACTCTATTTCTTGCTTTTTCGCTACCAAGCTCTTTATCAACAAAGCGCATAGCATACTCGCAAATAACACAAGTAGCGCCTTCTTCGTTTTCTATCTCAAAATTTACTGAAGTATCTGGTATTTCATTAGttactgaaattttaaatgtatattatatttttattccccGATTGAACATTGACAAACAATTACGAACAGTAATtagtaatttatatacatacatatttcgCCGCTGTTGTCTGTAATGAACAGGTTTCTTGGACCAGTGTTCTTGTTATCGTCGCACAGTTTAATATAGACACACACTTCTTGAGGTGACAAGTCTGCAAGTAATAAATCTACAAGTTCTTTGCTGTAACCTTTCACTAAATCTGTGCATTCTTCAGATAGACTACGCGGTAAATGAATACACAATTTATCCAGCACAGATTCTATGTTAGCCTGTAAAAAGAATGATCTCCCTTTAGTGATGctacattttcaaagatattgTTATTAAGTCTATAGAAATAAAGTATATGCTGTCACCTCGgtcttgttatttttaataatattataaacttgtGACACAGCAAGTAAGCATAATGGGCAACTGGGCTTCTTATTCTTTTGTTCTTCAAGCATATACTTCGATGGAACACTTTCCCACATATTCATTAACTGTTGGCTTGGACAGAAATGTAACATTGGGCATGcctacaattatttgttatgtcATTTCTGTTATCATTATACTAATTAATACTTAGTACATTCTGTATACTAACTTGGGATGGATCAATTTCTTGAGCTAATATAGCTAAAATAGCGTCTCCATAAGTATCTACAAATTCTGAACATTCGCCTCTTACAGTTCCTGGTAGTTTTGTGCATACTCTTTGTATTGCGTGTTTGATTTTGTCCTgtgcaataaattaataataatgtatctTATACTTTCTCCTTTGTTGAactatacataaaaatattttcataattcttaCCTCTGTAACGGGAGTCGTTATGGAGTCCTGTATGTAATGTAGCACATATTCGCAAAGTGCGCACGATCCCTTTCCGTGAACAGTCAGTGGACCCTCTGATATTGGGAAAGGTAACATTCTTTCAATAGGCAATTGCATTGATTCTACTTCTGCTTCACTCAGTTCTTGGtgtttatcattttcaaatttcttctttgaatcTTTAAGCATACGTACTCCAACTTCAGCTACATTGTTAGGTAGTAAAGGCCAAATTGGTGCATCCTGTAtaacattaaacataaaattaatactatttatatttaactgctacgtaatatatatgttattaataaagaaaagtatgCACCTGCATTTCTTTGCCAGGTTCAGGACAAATTCCGGACATTTGACAAACAGCATTACTATTCAGACGTTTTGTAAGATACTCATAAATTTCTGGATAATATTCATCAACTATGGCAGTACACTTAaacataatacatataattaatcatttattttgcaaataaaaatgcatataCTATAAATGCTGAGATGCTTACTTCACTGGAGAaggattttgtttgtttgcaCAACCCATCTAAGACTAGACGGAATTCCGCTTCGGTCGTGTTAGCTACTAAAAGATCTCTTAAATGTCCAACAAGTTGTTCACACAATTTGCATGGAAGATCATCACCTACCTCAACCATACCAACACTTGATAATGGTCTGATTTCTACTTCAGGTGTCTAAATGTAATTTACACATTAAAGTtgattggaatatttaaaaattattagtaacataaaaaatgttcctAAACTGACCTTATGTGCATCTTCGTGTTTGTGGAATTTGCCACTGCATTGGCCAGATAagtgacaaatattttgtgcattgaaattttcttgtaaatgagtataaattgtttcgaaatttgtCAAAATGATTGCTGAACAAGCGTCtgtaaaagtattaaattctGCACAGGAATTAAGCATTTGCTGCAACATTTTATCGCGTGGGGTGTGTTTTAGTCTATGTTCCATATGCGTTGCGACTGTATAACATTTAGTGCATTCATCAGGCTCAATTTCGTCGTCTTCCAAAGAATGAGTCTTCATTTCAGCAACCTGAAAGATATATCCTAAATCTTAAACTTGATAAATATTACCCTTTATATAGTAAAGAATCTTATGTGAAATTGGCtgattaattgaaattgtatgaatagttataaaacatacaaaagtaTCTAACAATGCTGAACATACTTAAAATGTTAAGATTAATTTACCTTAATTGAGGATTCCTCTAGTAATTTATCGATATGAGCAGAATTGCAAAGACCAGCTACTGAACAAACAACAGATGGATTCATTTGAGATGCTAATGTCTCTACAAGATCAGGAATAAATTgatctacaatttttatgcattcattCACTACTGTTTTAATGCGCATCAGTCTGCAACTTCCTTCAAAAACAGCTTTGAGATCACTTTGAGTTTGATTACTCTCAAGCTGATCACGAGCCTGCTGAACCATGTCTTTGCAAACAGTGCAGACATCATCACTATCTTCTGGTACTTTCATAGAATTccatattgttttaatacaatGCTTAGTAGCATTACATCCAGCTGCAGTTCTATAGTCAAATTAAATAGAACATTACTGTATCTTGTAATAATCATACATTGTACTAATACAAAAAATGCAatgcattaataataatgtgaATACAGAGATGTACgttaaaaacttttattttacaatgaaacataGATATGATTTGGTAATAATGTAAGAATATATTGAAGCTGCTGGTATTAGAAAGTTTACAGTTACTGAAAGACttttatataagtatatacattttctacaaaaaaatgattaaaagcAGACTGCTATTATTGTAAGATATGTGCACAGTATTATAATATCTGATCCATcttacttaatattttcacacCAATATGAAGGTCCCCATGTACATTCCTCTTGCCCTAAAAGATGAAGGTCAGTTGGACCCTCAGCAGTAATTACTACTCTAGCAGTAGATACTGAAacacataaatttataatacattaaataatctaGAAAATACAAGTCATTCATACATAAAATAGAGACTTGCCATAGACATTTAAGTTTACATGAGCAGCTGGGCTTTAAATAGTTAAACATAACAGTAATCTTACTCTTATCCAAAAGTATCTCACATTCTCAAAAAATCATTCTTTCCATCAATGTATACTTTTATGAAACACTAATTGagaaagtacaaatatttctgtgacTTATTATATGctaatttaacaataaatgtattcattgcattcaatatttttgtttcaaaacagatacagaattaatttcaaccaaTACAAATGTACTTTGTACATGATACACACAAATACCTACATGATGATATTCTTGTTAATCACAAACTATTCTACTACAACAAGTATTAAAGCTCTGACTCATcttttgtacatttaaataaccAAGTCCCATCTTTTGTGAGCAATAGCAAggtaattaacactttatctaccgggctatttagaaacagactttaattcaaagaagaattttctacagtatcatatgccaatctaggctgacaataattcttccatactgttactgggtacattgaaagtcaaatctgtttccaaacactgaacattgtaagtagacaatcatcaacacagtaaataaattcgaatagctaaatactgcaattttaaaagcttaaaaataggctcccgctaaataaagtgttaattagcCACAGTAACgtacagaaaaattgtattaaatagtAACATGCTTTagtaaatagaataattttcataatgttGTGGTTTTAATGTACGATAACAATAACGCGTATGCACAGCGTAATACTGCAAAAATTGTGGCGTAAAAATTCTCATACCCGATAGAGAGTAAGAAAAGTGCATATTATATAGAGAAACTGCGTCgtgaacaaagaaaaataacattgaataataaacaattgaaaCACTCACCAGCTATAATCGCGCTTAGCGCGAGTAAGATCTGCATTTTCGCTGCTTCACTTCCTAATTTTTTTGGAGAAAGCGTACAAATCGACAATGCAATAACGTTATTTCTTTGTTATGGTATTATCCACGATCCATTTAACGATGACGTGCTGACTACTTTCGTAATGGATACCGTACGGTACTACAGCAAAACAGAGTATCGACGAATTATCGGACAGCCCTCCACCGAATGTTGCTGTCAGATGACTGTTACTAGCGTTTATACGCATTCTTTGACCGATCCGTTCACACTATCGttctctttctattttcttcgtcAGCCAATAAGAATTACGCATCACCGTCACGTGTGACGTATCCCCCCCTTATGCGTTGTACACAAGGAAGTTGATAGTAGGGCCGTAGATTGCATTCATAAAATCTGAAGCATCTTAAATTGCTCAGAAGCGAGACTACTATTACATATATCATCTATCCTTTtagattatattttctaattaataacccttgaattaatttttcctaaaataaaCAGTGGCGTCCCCTGTCGGCGTAgaagtgaaaaattcaaggcACAAACAAACTTCTCAGATTATTCATCGTGACTTCTCCCTTCCTAATCATgcttttttataagaaaaaaaagaaagaaacaatgaaGATATCGTTTCTTACAGCGCGAGAAGAATATTATCGGATCACAATTATGTACGTGTGACACTAATATGTCAACAATAgataaacgataaattaatgataaagTAACAACATTTGATCGATTGTATACACCGATATTTCTTTGTCGCAACCGAACATAAATGTATACGCAATCGAAATCACGATCACGTATTACAGcctcttgattttttttttttttacgtaattaAAGTGAGAATAAAAATAGCTTATATCTATTAAAGTTAGATTCGTACAGAATCACACATATTACTGTACGTACGTAATTTTACATCTGAAACGTGATGTCTTGTAGTCGATTTAATATTGGTTCTCGTGCAGTATATTTTTCTGCGcaaaatgtttttgatattGTGCGATTCCAGCAGGTGTCTTACGTTACTTaactgaaatatatataatagaaataagtCATGTAAAATAATGCTTGGTCATATTGTCTAATTTACaatgttattaattgttttttttttatttgagatCACATCAATTCTCATTTACTCTATTGCCTTCTTAACGTTATTATCACGAATTTGTGATGCATTTAACAATCTAtagaaatgtttctttcttcgtttcataAGGTtccatacaaaaaataatttatctgaAAACATGGAATTCTTTGCGTTCACGTTATCGTTTCCCACTTCGTCGCTGCAACAGTTATttagttgaaaaaataaaacttctttGTCGATACTGAAATATCGCGCATAtgcgtttattattaaacattataatatttgtgtcAATAGCGAACCATAAATGTCCCTATCTCTCGTGTGTTTAATTGTACGCTTgacatttacaaatttaagaTTTCATCTCGAATGAGGTCCAATATGAGATGTTTCTTGTCTCGcgaaaaattataatgtgGAATcctaatattatataatatttacaagcTTTTATGTAATATGATATTTGGTATTTTCaggaattatttgttaaatacgGGGATTTTAAACATACTACTTCACGTCCCGTGCTTAGCCTACttgtaatttcgaaaattaaagtaCGTTTATATTTAGACGTTAAAAGATAGTAATCTTAGATCTATTGTAAATGTATCACGTAGCAGCACTCAAcagaatgcaaaaaaaaaacacagttATGATTTCTTAACCGATTACTATCACGTATGATTAGAAAAATTTCCTGATGATAAACGCTTATTAGGTACACACTGGGAACTAAATATTACGAAACATGCAGTATTTATCTGTATAATTGAACTTGTTTGAGTTAAtagtaagaaattaaaaataaatatagaatgtgtacatttttttatatgattcAAGTAGTACCACTGACGTCCATTATTTAAAAGCGTAGCATCATTTGACGTGGTAATGTCCTTAACGaagttaaataaatggaattattaACAAACAGTTTTCCACAAACTAGTTAATTGAAGTGTAAAACTGatgaaatattgattaatgtagaaacatatttttatattgatatatctttaatatattttgttattatcattgttccaatctagagacgcggtagcgtcacGACGCCTTCAGTTTTCTTTCAGTatacactttttatttcaattgtttattgtgagaaaatataatacctgaaaattatataaaatatcaacacgTATCAAGTGTTTCCGTGGTGTAGTGGTTATCACATCCGCCTAACACGCGGAAGGTCCCCGGTTCGATCCCGGGCggaaacatgatttttttgttttttatttttttgtagtaacacgaaataaaaatttatttacgaatgtTAATCACATCTGTTCCAGAACAAATTCAAGTTTTTGAAGACTGAAGACTGATGACTGATCGGACCCTTCAGGAACATCTGTATTCTTCCAAGCAATACAATGTCTTTGGGTTGTTTGCCAATCGACACGGGACACTTGATTGCTTGACCGAGTCAATCAACATTCCCCTGGTTTTCCTCAAGAGTCTCCTTGGCTGGTCTGACCCTGCCATAAAACTTTCGTATCCTTAACATAActgttgtttaatttattcgtacaCCTAACACTTAATTTACACAATTTCCAGAATAACGAATttctagaaattaaaatttatgtcgCCCATATATTGGTTCAGTCATTTTTTAGCAACGCTATCGATCGCCAAAGAAGAATTTTCCCATATTCCCAGCTCTACTTATAGCCCTATAATTTATAGTGAAAAAATctttggaattatttaaaaaactcgACCTATGTATTTGCTGAGTAGGTAAATCAGTTTCGCGTGCTCTCTACATCAGTAACATGATAATTCGTGTGGGAGGGGGTAATGCACAAAGTAGTAGTAGTGTTACCATATCCAAACATAGTTGTTTGTTACGTTACCGACCATCGATATGAAACGCATATTTAGGATTGGCTAATCGATTAGTTTGCCCGCTCGATCAACCGTGGCACGCTGAATCGTCGAAGTTGTATTTCAATATAGTTATCGTCTGTAGCTTTTGCTGTAACGTAGCTTCCGTTGATAAAACAGGTACTGTTTTGAAAGAGGTTGAAGATTATTACGACAGGTGTTGTCAAATACTCGGAATACAATATTGTTTCCTTGGAAAACATTCGGTATCGACTTAATTTTTGGTGGATATACATTAGATAGTAATTGAACACGTTACAGAGTTCATAGCCAACGTTTCTCTTCGCTTCGCTACTGATATACTCCCTCTCACTATCAAGGTACACGTTTCTCTAATCAACTTTCGCTTTATAGTAACTTTAccatttattaacaaaaattttttaaacgcagGTCTATATCATAGTTTTAttttccgttttattttcaaatttgtgcTCTTGTAGCACAAATAGTGGTATCAATAGACACATCAGACTAATTTTTATCCATCGCTTCAGTTTTGCTTCTTACTGTAATAGCAACGTTTTAATCGTCCTAAAATCG
Encoded here:
- the LOC128876216 gene encoding prosaposin, whose product is MQILLALSAIIAVSTARVVITAEGPTDLHLLGQEECTWGPSYWCENIKTAAGCNATKHCIKTIWNSMKVPEDSDDVCTVCKDMVQQARDQLESNQTQSDLKAVFEGSCRLMRIKTVVNECIKIVDQFIPDLVETLASQMNPSVVCSVAGLCNSAHIDKLLEESSIKVAEMKTHSLEDDEIEPDECTKCYTVATHMEHRLKHTPRDKMLQQMLNSCAEFNTFTDACSAIILTNFETIYTHLQENFNAQNICHLSGQCSGKFHKHEDAHKTPEVEIRPLSSVGMVEVGDDLPCKLCEQLVGHLRDLLVANTTEAEFRLVLDGLCKQTKSFSSECTAIVDEYYPEIYEYLTKRLNSNAVCQMSGICPEPGKEMQDAPIWPLLPNNVAEVGVRMLKDSKKKFENDKHQELSEAEVESMQLPIERMLPFPISEGPLTVHGKGSCALCEYVLHYIQDSITTPVTEDKIKHAIQRVCTKLPGTVRGECSEFVDTYGDAILAILAQEIDPSQACPMLHFCPSQQLMNMWESVPSKYMLEEQKNKKPSCPLCLLAVSQVYNIIKNNKTEANIESVLDKLCIHLPRSLSEECTDLVKGYSKELVDLLLADLSPQEVCVYIKLCDDNKNTGPRNLFITDNSGEILIEEVPDTFESTDISEDTNLGPTCVVCEYAMRFIEKKLGSEKAKNKVEDAVRGVCKHLPKHLSNDCNKFVNKHGDTVIDVIVKGMSPKTVCTLSGLCVLYEEEFKASVVECATCKGVISVINELLANPKVDDTIINVVSKACKHVPASKQSKCATLVNIYGQSIINLIEQHTDSKKICGKIGVCASEDYSSISLESARSKRSYEKDDIKRCTWGPVYWCSSNETALKCKAVEHCKENVWKAEFAPPKQITFSAAEPNA